A DNA window from Nycticebus coucang isolate mNycCou1 chromosome 1, mNycCou1.pri, whole genome shotgun sequence contains the following coding sequences:
- the PDHA2 gene encoding pyruvate dehydrogenase E1 component subunit alpha, testis-specific form, mitochondrial has product MRKMLAAFVSRVVSGVVQKPARRVLVASCNYSNDATFEIKKCDLYLLEQGPPDSAVLTRQDGLKYYRMMLTIRRMELKADQLYKQKFIRGFCHLCDGQEACCVGLEAGINPSDHVITSYRAHGVSYTRGLSVRSILAELTGRRGGCAKGKGGSMHMYTKNFYGGNGIVGAQGPLGAGIALACKYQGNKEICLTLYGDGAANQGQIAEAFNMAALWKLPCVFICENNLYGMGTSVERSAANTDYYKRGGFIPGLRVDGMDFLCVREATKFAADYCRSGKGPLLIELQTYRYHGHSMSDPGISYRTREEVKDVRSKSDPIMLLQDKMVNSKLASVEELKEIEAEVRKEIEDAAQFATADSEPPLEEIGHHIFNSDPPFEVRGANPWIKFKSIS; this is encoded by the coding sequence ATGAGGAAGATGCTGGCTGCTTTTGTCTCCCGTGTGGTGTCGGGTGTTGTCCAGAAGCCAGCTCGCCGAGTGCTGGTGGCGTCTTGTAACTATTCAAATGATGCTACGTTTGAAATTAAGAAATGTGATCTATATCTGTTGGAACAGGGCCCCCCCGACAGCGCAGTACTCACCAGGCAGGATGGGCTCAAATACTACAGGATGATGCTGACGATTCGCCGCATGGAGCTGAAGGCAGATCAGCTGTATAAGCAGAAATTTATTCGTGGTTTCTGTCACTTGTGTGATGGCCAGGAAGCTTGCTGTGTGGGCCTGGAGGCCGGGATAAACCCTTCGGATCATGTCATCACGTCCTATCGGGCTCATGGTGTAAGCTACACTCGTGGACTTTCCGTCCGATCAATTCTCGCAGAGCTGACAGGACGCAGAGGAGGTTGTGCTAAAGGTAAAGGAGGATCGATGCACATGTATACTAAGAACTTCTACGGGGGCAATGGCATTGTTGGGGCGCAGGGGCCCCTGGGGGCCGGGATTGCTCTAGCCTGCAAATACCAGGGAAACAAGGAAATTTGTTTGACTTTATATGGGGATGGCGCTGCCAATCAGGGGCAGATAGCCGAAGCTTTTAACATGGCAGCCCTGTGGAAATTACCTTGTGTTTTCATCTGTGAAAATAACCTGTATGGAATGGGAACATCTGTTGAGAGATCTGCAGCCAACACTGATTATTACAAGAGGGGCGGTTTTATCCCTGGGCTAAGGGTAGATGGAATGGATTTTCTGTGTGTTCGGGAGGCAACGAAGTTTGCAGCCGACTATTGCAGGTCTGGAAAGGGACCTTTATTGATAGAGCTGCAGACCTACCGTTATCATGGACACAGTATGAGTGATCCTGGAATCAGTTACCGCACACGAGAAGAAGTTAAGGATGTCAGAAGTAAGAGTGATCCTATTATGCTTCTACAAGATAAAATGGTAAACAGCAAGCTCGCCAGTGTtgaagaattaaaggaaattgaagctGAAGTGAGGAAGGAAATTGAGGATGCTGCCCAGTTTGCTACAGCTGATTCTGAACCACCTTTGGAGGAAATAGGCCATCACATCTTCAACAGTGATCCACCTTTTGAAGTTCGTGGTGCAAATCCATGgatcaagtttaagtccattagtTAA